agtttaaaaaataaaattatatatgatcACATTAGTTAAGCACCTTAACAAGTGGAAGAGCTCCTTTAATTTGTCATTTTGTTCAAGTTTGGCTTCATCTTGAAGTAACCCcaaactttattttatttttgataggACCCCAAACTTGATTTGTCATATTGCTGTAATCCTTTGACGACAAGAAAGATTATGGTATGTGTTTTATTCGGTCGTGGCTTTTAAGGTAAAGCATCTCtcttttcgaaaaaaaaaaaaaaaaaaaaggtaaagcaTTTCTATCTTTCTCCCTCCGTTGAGGCAGTTTACTTACACTttccctttttattttctttttaaaaaaaggcaGTTAATGTGAGTTGTATAAACAACGTCGCAGGGGCGGTGTTGGAGAAACCGTGGCGTACACACAAGAGATGTGTGTTGTGAAAATCTCACATTAAGAAGTtagtaacaaaaataaaaatgctagTTTATAAGTCAGAATGTTGGACTATATTTGAATTATatacattattttatattattaaaaattgaaaaatgacaagtaaaataaaaaaaaaatttgcaatcATGAGTTTTTATGAGTGATCATGATAATTAATTACAATTacctttgtttttcttattgAATTTGTGACCAATAACTTCCGTTTCATGATGCCTAATAGatgaataaaatattataaagagctgaaaattgaatgaaataaataaatatgattaGATTTAATCTTttagataaataaattgaataaaataacaatttagttagttGTTAAATAAGGAACGGTGAGAGAAATAATTAGGCTGAAaactaaatatataaataggcaaaaaaaaatataaaagggcaaaaagcaaagaaattttttaaagaaaaaaaaacaaacaagctGCCCAAGAGAATGGATTTTGGGTGTCAAGGTCAAAAAACAAGTACCTAAACCATCATGCCATACATCACTATAACCCTAGCGTGTATGCTAATATTTATATGTaggattttttctttcttccaaaaTCCACGGAGCActtacccccccccccccccttgcCCAATGTGGCTCCATCCACGTTTAGGCGTAAGAGAACAAAAGCTTTAGTGGGGTCGACTCTCCACACTATGGGTCATCGGGTCAAACAACCACACATTCGATGCTACTATTGCTTGGTCAGTAGGGCACAGGCACGAGTCTGAGATAATTGGTCAAAGTTTGACTAGAATCCTAATTCAATTATGATTGATCAGGtgattaagttcaaaatgcttATCTCATTAATAGGCTGAAGTTCTTTTTAGATTAAATTCTAATTTCATTAAGATATTCAAAACCGTGACAAACTTGTGCTCTGAAAAGAGTTCCACACATAAGAAAAGTCTTCACTTCCAAAAATTCATTTTAtccatttttttgttcttgagtGTTGCAGAGTTCAAGAGTGTTTGACAGAGGCATGTATCCACATAGTACTGCGCCGATCAGGTAGGAGCTATTGCCTTAAGGAGATTTGGGTTCTCCGTACTTCACATTGTAGAATCAGAGACCATgatttgtttctgttttttatttgattCTTATGTATTCGATCTATTCATTATTCAACAAAATTGTTTCTTACTATCTTACTCTTTATTTTCTACAACTATTTACTATTTACGACAACAATCTTAAGGCGATACTAATTTGTTTGCCATGTGTTGTTATGCAATATGGCTGCCAATGATGAAATTCCCACTCTTTCTGGTGATGATGcctctgttgttgttgttggtacAGCCGCACAAACTACTATTGCTTTGGGCCAATCGATCGGGACCACCTCTAATGGCATGAGTTCAGGCCATACGACACTGAATTTGAGACTAGTATACAAACTGGTCTAGGCCATACAACCTTTGGTTCTGGTGTTGGACCTTAGATGACCCAACAAACTATTGTGGTGCCACACCCAATGACTTCaactgaaaaataaaatgaacttAACCAAATGAGACCAAGGCTATAGATGAATCAGGTGAAACAAAAGAATTCGAACCCATAAAGGATAAAAGATCAAAAGTTGGTAAGTCTTTTGGTCCTGATTTTCTAACATATATGTTAGAAGGCGAACCTCAAACCTTTCAAGAGGAAATCTCTACTTTTGAGTCTTTCTTTTGGAAAGAAGTAGTAAACAAAGAGATTGAGTCAATCCTAAGTAACCATTCTTGGGAATTGGTTAATTTCCACCTGAACTCaaaccaattggatgtaaatgaGTTTTTAGGAAAAAAACTCAAGACTTAGGGTTCCATAGATAAGTGCGACGCAAAATTGGTTATAAAAAGGTTTAAACAAAAAGAaggtctagactactttgatacttattcTCCAATAACATAAATTACATTTTAAGAATGCTGCTTGCTATAGCCTAGCTATACAATTTACAGATCCaacaaatggatgtaaaaactgcaTTGTTGAATGGTGATCTCAAAAAGGAGATCTATACGGAACAAATAGAATGATCTAAGGTCAAAGGATAAGAGAACAAAGTCTGTAGACTTATCAAGACATtgtatggacttaaacaagctcctaaacAATGCACGAGAAATTTGACTAAGTGATGATTCGAAACGACTTTCAGATTAATGAGTGTGACAAGTGCGTATACTCGAAAACTATCTCAAGTGGTTTTGTACTTGTATGTCTCTACATCGATGATATGATAATTCTTGAAAATAACATTGAAGTTAAGTTATAAAAACAGACTAAGAAGATGCTAGAAAAAATTTCAACATGAAAGATTTAGGTGTAGCTAACATTATTCTAGGCATCAAAATCATGAGACATTCAGATGGCCTGCAATCTCATTACATTGAGAAAGTAATAGAAAGGTTTAAAGATTTCGACATTAGAGATGCAAATAATCCCTTTCTACCACACCTAACTCTacataaaaatattgaaaataatattaaacAGTTAGAATACTCTTAAGTGATATGTGTGAACAGTTGACCGTCTATATGAAAGTCCTTAAGGCTATACTTTCTAAAGCACGCATGAAACCCAATAAGTTTAGGGCAAAAAGAATCAACACAATCAGAAACGATCTTAATATGAAAAGAGAATGCATTAGGTTTATTGTCTAGGCCTACACAAAGAACTAACGATTCAAGAGTTAGTCCATCAACTAGTTAAGTCGGTTCGATAGACTTTCACTAGAGACGATTCAAAGTGAAAACTACCTTTCTTAATGCAGTGTTTCTTCTCAGACACACTCAAACTTCTGAGTCaaaataaaatgttttgttGCTTCATTCATGTCGGGGATTGTTGAAAAAATCAAAGTGTAAATTGCTCAATATACCCACAAGAGATGTGTGTATTATGTGTGTGTTGCAAAAGTCTCACATTGGAAAGTTAGCAACAAGAATGCTAGTTTATAAGTGAGAGTGTTGGATTATAcatttgggcccaagggcacccaacaTTTTGTGTTGTAGTCCTATATATACTCTCCATATATAGGGTCATTGAGCCAAATCACAACACATGCACCCACCACCGTCATCATTCGGTCAGGCAAGCCTGGCTCGAACACCTTCCAGGTTcgagataataaaaaaattattattatttttgtcaaaGTTTGAATAGAGTCCTAATTCAATTATAATTGATTAGATGATTAAGTTCTAAACTCTTATcttattaagaaaataaatttattctCTGATTAAATTATAATCTCACTAAGAGTTGGAATTCAATACCATGTCAAACTTGTGCTTAGAAAAGAGTTCTAACTCGATTCTACCTGTGGATTGCACTGCATCTATATACTTCTCACATGATGGACGAATTCCACACAACACAGAAAAGTTCTCACTTCCAAACATCCATTTTTCatctcctttttgtttttgggtCCTACCGAGTTCAAGAGTGTTCGACAGAGGCCTGTATCCTAGTAGGGCTGCCTCGATCAGGTTAAAAGGTGTTGTCTCTTGGGAGGTGAAGCTTGGTAACCTACTAAGCACCCAATAAGTAGAAGACATCGGCTTAAGGATATTCGGGTATCCCATAACTCACCTTGTAGAATCAGAGACCATGATTTGTTTAtgtatttcttttatttgattCATCTTTAATCGATATATTATTATTCAATAAAATTGTTTCTTAGCATCTAGCTCTTTATTTTCTgcaattgtttattttttatgacaACACAAAGCACCCTTGGTAAGGAGAGCTTCAGTGCACTGTTGGCGAGATCAAGGACCCATATGTTGAGGATGCATTTATCTATAGCCCTAATGAGGATACGCACTTTTATAACCCTGTTGAATAGAGTGCATCAAGGGTATCGAtaaatgctttaggaatgtcgAGGCATCATGGAGTTGGTGCTATGGTGTCTTCTAAAATTATGCAGGTGTCACTTAGTTATTGCTGGTGGTAGTTGAATAGTCAACCCTAgggaaaaaatttaatataatttgcTACATCTTAGTTTGTATAAAAGGAAAGTCTTCTTAGGCTTTGGATATCAAAAAAGTAATTGAAAGAAACAACGTTTTGCCTAGGTTTTTCCCTTACTCTCGAAGAactctttttctttgatttgttttggCTATGGTAGATTCAATATTGTGTTGTCTACTTTATAGTTAGTATTAGGCTCAGTTCTATGAACCCAATCAATCAAACTTATCATTATTTGGTTTGTTGGTATTTTCGTTTAGATTGAAATCGACTTGTAGTTGGATTCTTAACCAAGTCCACAACAATTGGTGCGTTAATTGAGAGATTTCAACACTCTCTCAATGTTGAAATTCATTGTTAAAGATCAATTTACGAACAATGGAACGGGAAAATACACATTGTACTAACCAAACAAGACATTGGAGGAGGTGACTACATCCTTGGCACAATTAACAATGTCCATGAATGAGATAAGGAGGGAGAACAAGGAGAACCTAGAGAGAATCGAAAGAAAAATGACAGATAGAGGCaatggagagagagaaacaagacAAACTCATAATGCATGATCAAGTTCAAGAAGAAGATAAGGTACTTGAGTTGAAGTGGAGAGATTGCATTAACATGAGGGAAATCTAACTAAAGCCTCAGGCTATGAGAGGAGTCAATAGGGAAGTCAATATTTTGATGAGGAAGGAGAATATGAGTATGACAAAGGACTGCGAAGATAGGGTCGAGAACCCTATGGCCGAGAGAACACTACTATGAAGGATGGAGATGAATTAGAGGAATGATGATGACATATACGGGGAAGACAAGAGGAGAAATCGGGCTTATGATCGATGACCTAAGAAGCCAAAAGTAAACTTTTCCCGCTTGTGGTGGAAACCCACATGAATGGTTGGATAAGACATAGCACTAATTTCATGTGTATGAGTCACGCAGGCGTTTCAGTTGTCACATGTGTAAATTTCGACAATCACTACTTGAAACAATAAAATCGGGACGCAAGGAAAATCAAGTAACAAAGGCCCACCCCAACAGACTAAAATTGACGGTGTAACTCAAATGGGTCAATAGTTCTCAGATGGGCTACAAAGGGCTAGCCTTTGTTTCTTGTGTTTGAGGCATAGTTTTTAAAACGTATCGTGCATCGAATCGTCTAGGCCGaaggtttaaggtttttgaGGTTCAACCGATACGATTAAGGTTGAACCGCTGGTTTATAATacacaataaattaataaatatttatatataatatatatatatatatagtatttaatAAGTATGGattataaatgattatatataatattatataattaccACAATTGAAATTCCAAATAGgatctttaaagtttaaactctaataattatcaattaaggagaatatataattcataaataattatttgaaaaatgaaaagtgaaaactgtcgtgaaagtgaaagaaaatagaaaaagattttgttttgaattaaaattattaaaatagacatgttatatatacataattattTGGGCAAAAGCTgtattttccataaaaaaaaaaccttgtcaTTTTTTAAGATATGAACGGTTCATGGCACGATACGATTTTGATGGTATTTTGGTGGTTTGGACGGTTTGATTGCTTAAACAGTATTTTAAATCTATCATACCATTGAACCTCACGGTTCGTGGTTCAACCGGTTAACTGTCGGTACAATATgtgtttaaaaactatggtttGAGGtctgtttaatttttttgatcttattTAAAATATGACAAACCAATGCACGATTTAGGTATGATTGGGGGacaaattatgattttttgaaGCCAAAATCTTGCTATTTTTCAATTCCTCCTCATTCTTATTCAATCATTGTAGAGTTCAATGAAATTCGCTTCTATTGGTTGTAACCGACAGATTGATCACTATGTTATACATGATTTTTCTATaacaattttaaatatttttcaggTCACTTTATAATAAACAAATGCCCGTTTGGTAAAGTATTTTCATAAGCATTTATGTTAATATTTAGCATAAACGCTTTTGACCAGCCAAACGAGTATATCTGTGCACGTAATTCGAGACAATTTTATCAACATATTTATACTAATTTCAAAATGTTATCAATTTGAATAATTTTATTAGTATTTTCATTTCAATTCCTTTTATGTCCTTAATATTTCATTGTCATTTCCATTCTATTCCTCaccccattaattaattaataatctttatttaataatttttatttaataaattaattaattatttatatatacatttatgtgTCTCTATGCATAATATCTTCTACATAATTTGTCGCAAAAGTTCAATCAAATATTGTGTTActagcaaaagttcaaccaaatacTATCAAACATTCATGCAGTATATCTACCATTAAAATTGTCCAATATTtctactaccaccatttctgctagcatatTTACTACTTTCAGTATGTTTTACCAAGGCCTAATAAAAAAAGTAAGATGATTACATTATAAAAGTAAAAAGTATAActaaacaaacacaaaacaacAGTTTTGACCAAACTGAGACTTGATTGCTTCCCGTGTCCATTTTTTCTCTTGAACAATGAAATTAAACCCCTTCCTCTCAAAGAAGCAGGAGAGCGATACCTAACTCCCACCACAAAATTTCAGCTATTTTCCCATCTTGGTTTCCTCACATACAAACTAACATCCAATTAAGGGTTCACCCAAATGAGAGCAATCATACAGgaattgtattctatttatacatataattaaaaaaaagaaggaaattatGCTTGATAGTCCTACTTCTGCATCTCTGCTCCCAAGAAATAATGATCAAAATGGAATTGGAAGAATAGATTAGCAGCACAGGCAGTTACCAAATTAACCGCAGCGACAAATCTACAAAGTCAAGTTAGCCATCCTGGGCTGAATTGCCAGTGAGAGAACAAAGAAGTCGAACAAAATTATCCGCCTAGTCATCATCCTCTGAATCTGCAGTAGAACAAAATTTGTACTAAGAAAGAAGCACAATGATGAGAGAAAAGAAGTACAAACCGTAATGCTGCTAAGCATGTCATTTTCATTAACTGTATCGTTCACTCCAACAGAAGACACTAGCTAAAAGAACTCGCCAAATTCATAAAATGTCAAATAAGTTGCTCATAATGGAAGATAACAAATGCTACATTCTGAAAACACCAATGAACCAGGAGATGCAACTTCTCTCCATAATCTAAGATTGAGTTTGGCATTGTTTTCCTTAACCTACTTCTACTTATTCTTTAGAGAAATATGCagcaataaagaaaaaataaccaAAAGCATACCAATATAATGCCAAACTCAACCAAAATCTCTGCTCTTTGCGCAGAAAACCACCACATGATCAGCAAGTATTGCACAACTAGGAGTATGATTGCACCTAAGGAAGCTACTCTCTTAGCGATGATCCCGATGGACTCATAATTCAGTCCCTCACAACTCATGATAGCTAAACAAGATGAGGACAGTAAAACTTGAAGCAATTTTCAGTATCAGCTTTATATTGATAGAGGTGATGGACCCATTACCCAATACTAACGAGCACTTCAAATTCAATTGAGGAGGGAATAGCTGAATTTATCTTCAAAAATTGTGGAATGGAAGTCAAGTCTTAAACAATTTCAATAAACATGACAACCTTAAGGgacaaaaatttacaaaaaaatatgaaacatTCTGTGAATTCAAAATCAACTCCACGTAAACTCACAAACACACCCCAGTGATGGAGGAAATTTTGTGGTAGTATTTTGGGTGAATTAGTTCATTTTGGAGTTCCTATATTGCCATGTctcttataattttttattttattgcagTAAATTCTGCAATGAGTACATTGCAGCATAACTGTCTACATTATCGTTTGTGCTACTGTAGCAGTGAACATTAAGTGGaattttcttcttgtctttGTGAAATCCTTAGTCCTTACGAGTTTTCATGATATCTTTAATGGGTAGAATTTTTTGTATTTCAGCATTCTGAGTCTAAAAGAAAGAGTAACATATAATTGACTTTCCCTTTTCTTATTCGGACAGGATATGTTTGAGATTTACAATTATCTTTCCGCTGAAACACATTTGCTACACTTTCTCTAGTTTCTCcttttttccttgtttattCTTTAACTACTTTTCTCACTCTACTGCATTCTTTTCTTTGTAAGCAATTTCAATTTTGTGCAACTCAAGTAAAACATGAAATCCTCACAACAGACAAAAGAATCTTTGCCATATTCCTTGCGAAGTTTGTACCTTTGCAAGCAATTTCAATTTCCAAAGATGCAATTGACATTACTACTGATTAAGTGATCCCCACTTTCAAGACAATTTCCCCTTCAAGTAATCCCTCTATATCAATCCTTAACCTCATTTTAAATGTCTAGAACTCAGGTTTCTAAGGAAGGTCCAGTAGAGAGCGCTTCTCACAATGTCACAGAAATAATTGATGATAGTAAAGGAATTCACTGCATTGCAAAACAAAAGGTAAGGGTGTACCAGATCTTATGTCTTCACCCACTTTTCCTCTATTCTTTAGCTGCCTCATTATCATTGAGCATATAAGAACCCACCAATACATGTGGAACATAAGCAACATCAGCAGCATTGTATTTATGATATAATACAATGACGTGCCATGTGCTTGTGATAAATCCACGTACTCGGGACTAATGCAACTGGGAATGCCAACCATAAGAACATGTTAGAAAAGGAGCCAGTAGGCAGCTAgcagaaacaaaatcaattaatCTATGGTGGAGATAAACCTTGTAGTTTTGATGACGCAGAAGGGGAAGAATATAAGCCTTAGTACAAGCCATGAAAGAGCAAAGAACCCAAAGCACACACTTGCTCCAAGCTCCCTCTCAGAGTATTTAAAAACTTTAGCAGCTTCAAGAAATACATCACTTGCATCATGCAAGGCAAGGACAATTGAGCCACCATAAATGAACCTGAATGGACAGTAAAAATCCTCTCATCAATGTGCAAGTAGAAATCATCAAAAATTATCGTCTAGAGAATAAAGCTGTTAAGAATTCCATTCTTCCCATGTATGACTTCTCTTACACATTGTGCTTCCTAAAATTGTGGGTATCTGAAGTGACCACAACCACAGAGTTCTCTGTATGACACAGTTATCTTATTGCTGCAAAATTACAAAATTAGTATGCATAGCTTAGGTAAGATGATATATTTTGTCATGATGAATTAAAATTTTGTTGGGTCTTTCCATTATTGATGGCCTGAATCTAGTGTAGAAGGTCCTCTAGTGGAAGGTGATTGGTCATTCCTCCATCCCACATCACCTGGGTAGGAAGCTATAAAGTACTTTATATTAACTAGCTCGCCCTTAACTAGCATGATGCGTTTTAAAGTCGTGCGGGTGGAAGgcccaaagcaaacaatattgTGCTAGTGGGTTGGGCCTGCATTAGTTTGGTATCTGAACTGAGGGCCGGGTGGGATGTATGTGGGATCATACGAGAACGTGTGTCTTTGAAGATGGGAGGTAATGATGCAACAGGTCCTCTAGTGGAAGGTCGGTCATTCCTCCGTCCCATATCGCCTGGGTAGGAAGCTatgaagtgctttatatgggttAGCTCACCCTTAATTAGCATGACACGTTTTAAAGTCATGTGGGTGGGAGGCCCAAAGCAAACATATTGTACTAGTGGGTTGGCTTGCATCATAATCTATTGTCAATTGAGAAATGCTTCTGAAATCTGCCTGCATGAAAACAACAACCAATCCAACTCAAGTGACTGGCAGCCATAATACATAATACAAGGAGAGGTCAACAAA
This genomic stretch from Tripterygium wilfordii isolate XIE 37 chromosome 22, ASM1340144v1, whole genome shotgun sequence harbors:
- the LOC119990694 gene encoding LAG1 longevity assurance homolog 2-like isoform X3; its protein translation is MDSVWSNSSEPDAYHFVIALFFAVGFVVVRFYLDRFVFRRLALWLTNGAAQMKINEGTYAKVAKCSESMWKLTYYATVEAWILKIAYHEPWFRDTHYYFKGWPNQELKFIYGGSIVLALHDASDVFLEAAKVFKYSERELGASVCFGFFALSWLVLRLIFFPFCVIKTTSCISPEYVDLSQAHGTSLYYIINTMLLMLLMFHMYWWVLICSMIMRQLKNRGKVGEDIRSDSEDDD